The Elephas maximus indicus isolate mEleMax1 chromosome 15, mEleMax1 primary haplotype, whole genome shotgun sequence DNA window gtgaatacactaaaaaaccTGAACTGCACACcttaaaatgggtgaattatatatgaattacatctcaataaatctgttattaaaaaaaaagggcactgctagaggaaaaagaaggtccttataatgataaaagagcgATTTCATCAGTAAAATTAGAGAGTTTTAAACATACTAATCGACAACCTTACAATATCaaaagcatttttgttttttttttaatattaggagACTACtaggagaaacagaaaaaccCACAATCTTTACGGAAAATTTTAACCACATCCCTCTGCAGTCgttggcaaaaaagaaaaatgtcagaaAGGAGACAAGATTTAAGCAACACAATCAACACACTTGAGACAAGGACATGTGACAAAGGGACATCTGCAGGACATATGCACATTCACTTAGGCACACAGAGAACATCTGTAAAACTGACCAACTACTGGGCTACAAGGCAaatctaaaaatatttcaaaagactAAAGTCATACAAAGCATGTTTTTGTACCAcaacacaaacaagctaaaatcgcttttttaaatttatcaaacaCTTATATAGTATTAAGTATGGGCCAGATTTTCTTCAAATTGCTTTATAAATATTCACTAATCCTTATAACAACTCTATGATGTAGGTGCTATTATCATCCCCATCTAAGGTTAGCTAAGGTTTAGTCTCATTAACTAgaacaagatcacacagctgggatagaaaaccaaacagtTTGGTGCCCTGGTCAGCAattgtaaccactgtgttacACTGCCTTACAATAACAAAATAGTACCAGGAAAATCCCTTTGTGCATGAAATTATGAAATATGGCCATGTGTTCAAAAAAGAAACCATACTGGAAATAAAGCATATTTTTAATCAAGTGACAAAACTTGTGGAGAAACTAAAAGCAATATCTAAGGGAAATTCATAGCTACAAATGCACATATTACAATAGAAGAATGGCTGAAAATCTCAAAATCTAGGAGTAGAACACAGGAAGTAATAAAGACAGGGCAGGAATCACTCAAATGGAAATGCAGGCATATTATGGTGAAAATGAACAAAGTCAAAAGTTCCTTCCTtggaaagaataataaaattgataaactgtcAGCAAGCCTGATCAAAACAAAAATTACGAATATCAAGAATGAAAGGGGACATCACTACAGATTCCACGGGCACTGAAAAGATGAGAGGTTATTATATGACATATAATACTGAACagacagaatactccttagaagcaaagatggtaagacttcacctcacatactttggacatgttatcaggagggaccagtcaccggagaaggacatcatgcccggtaaagtacaggatcagcaaaaaagaccctcagtgacatggatgacgcacgtggctgcaacaatgaggatgatacaggactgggcagtgtttcattctgttgtacgtagggttgctcttagtcagaattgactcaatgacacctaacaacatgttaCATATCCCAGTACATCCAACAccttaaaggaaatggacaaatttcttaaaaagcaaaactgaCACAAAATGAACAAGGATATCTGAATATTCctatatttattaaagaaattaattaTTCAAAATCTTCCTACAAGAATTCCAGGCACAGATGGCCCCACtaccaaacattttaaaaaggagccATCATAGTCCTGATACTAACACCTGACAAGAATATTAGAATAAAAATTATAGGCCAATATATATCATGAACATAGATTCACTAATTCTAAACCTGTTTCTGTCATTCCAGGCTCAGTTCTGGGTCTTCTCACTCTAAAAGCTTTCCTTAGGATTCCATCCGTGCCCACAGTTTCAAAGACCATCCTTACACAGACTCACATTTTTCTCTTCAGCCCAGACCCATTCCATTCACCTCTCTCCGCCTCTTTGccaccatctctcacctggaACAGTATTCCATATGGTGTCTCTACATCCAATCTTGCCCCGATGCCATCCACGCTCCCTACACTGCAATCAGGGTGATAGTCTCCAAATGCAGATCTGATCAGTCGCTCTCATATCTGAAACCATTTGAtggcttcctttcctttctgggaTAAAGACAAAGCTCGGTCTATGAGGCCTCAAAGCATTGCTCCTCAGTCAATTTCTCCAACATCATCTCCAGCCACTTTCCCCTTGCACTCTTGGCTCCACCACTCTCCTATTATCACGTCCCAGTTTCCTTGCCACCCAAAAGGTTCTTTGAACATGGTATTCTTCACAGCGAAGACActctttttctccctctgccTAGGAAATGCTTACTCATCTTTCAGACTCTCCCCCACCAGGTGTTTTCAGAGCACCTTCTATCATTTAATCCTATCACCTATCAAAGTTGCAATTTCAGGTTTCATTCGTATTATTATTTGCATAAGGACCCTCTCCCCATTGGATTTTAAGTGCACTGATAGCAAGGACCTGTTTCCCCTCACCATTTTATCCTCAACAGCAATAAATACCTGTTAAATTAACGAATCTTTTCCTATAATCATAACCAAAACAGTTCATTTGCGTTCAGTTAACGTAAGGATTTTTCAGCTTCAAAAGTATTTAAAAGTACAGTAGTATGAGATGCATGTCTAACTAATCAAAGGTAAACTACATGTTTTTCACTTGACTTTTgtttcattgactttttttttaagacatttctCTCCAGTTCTATCTTTTCAGATGCCTGCAATGTGTCACACTTTGGATGAacgtttcttcttcctcctcccatcACTGTAGCCCTTTACCCCTAAATTCACACAACTAACTAAATGTGGGAAGTGGTGGTATTTAAGCGTGCATTTAGTTAAGAAAAGAATCTTTTCATAATATACTTATAAATTAAAGTTGGAGCTCAGCAAAAGCAGTTTTTTAAAAGGAAGTGTAACTATAATCCTCTACTAGGAAAGGAAGAACGGAGGCATTTCtcacaaagaagaaaacatgtgCTTTGCTGCTGTTACCTTCTTTCTGTCCAATAATACTTCCGCCTTCAAATCTCTATGACTCACATCAACTCAAATAAGCACAAATTATTCTGCTTAAGCAGTTACAATGGggtgaaatttgaaaaccttcattgaacagatatttctttaaaaggaatgaaaattGCCTCAGctaacctaacccactgccatcgagtcaataccagctcatagcgaccctataggacagagtagaactgccccctagagtttccaaggagcgcctgatagatttgaactgccgaccttttggctagcaaccatggtagcacttaaccactacaccaccagggtttccattggctcaACAGTACATGTAATTCAAAAGTTAATATAGCTCCTATTTATTCTACTTGCCTTCTTTAAAATTATCTTAATTGTCATAACCGAGTGTCAATTAAGCAAAAAATACTACCATAAAGAATTTACAGTGGACTGACTGCTgataggtatgtgtgtgtgtgtgtgtgtgtgtgtgtgttttcccctcTCCcagaatgttctgaaattagatagtggtgatggctacaCAACACAGTGAATGTAACAGGAACAAAAGACTTGGACGCTCcgaaatggtgaattttatgtgaaTCATATCTcaacttaaaaataaagaattaacaGCAGTTTTTACCAGAAACAGGACATTCGTCCTTGATCAGAAGCAAAGAGCCCTTCAAGTGGTATTAAGGACAAACAGCACTAAAAAATCTAATATTTGGAGTTCCTTTTTCTCCTACTTTTGCCGCTCTATCTGATGCCCTGTTACCACTTTTCCCTGCCACTCACAGAGCCTTTGCACGTGCTAGTCCCTCTACCCACGGCACTCTCTCCTCGCCTTTGCCTAGTTTATTCCCATTCATCTTTCAGATCTTCCTGAACCAAGTCAAAATATCCAAGGGAGTCCTCCAAACACTGGGCTTGCCATCTGGAGACACATTTATTAGACGTTGAGAAATGACGTACGGTGGAAAATTAAATCTCTGCAGAATAGGTCCGAGGGCATCCTGGACGTGATATCATTTTAAAGAATTCTCACGGAGATCTTGGGAAAGCTAGCGGTGGGGCTGAAAGGCTAACACAGGGGCTCCCTCCGTCTGCGCCCGGCATGAAGGGAGGGTTCAGGAGCACAGCGGGTGTGCCGGCGCACAGGCACAAGGAGATTTGGGGGGTCCAGATAGAGATGCTGGGTCGCAGAAGGGCCCTTGGCCTCGTTCCCTCCCAGACTCTCCGCTTGCCAAGTCCTTCCGAAGGAGCAGCCTCAGCCAGCTTTGCTTTCCCCACCGGGACCCCACACGCCACCCCAAGCCACTCACCATCCGCCCACTCGGAGGGGCTCGGCAGACGAAGCAGAAGCAGTACAGTTGCCCAGACTGCTGGGAGGCGGCTTCGCGCCGGGCCACCGGGCGGCTCCCTCGCAGCCGTGGCCAGGACGTCCGCGGGCCGGCACGCTCCAGCGCCTGCCCCGGCTGTCCCGGGAAATGCCCAGCTGCGCCGTTCGGTGTTGCGCTGCGCCGCGCTGCGCTGGGCCGCGCTCTGCTCGCAAGTCGCAGGCTTCGCGCCTGGCGCGCCCAGTGGGAGGAGCACGAAGACCGGGTAGGCCTGGAACACCGGGGCCCCAGACCTGGGCCGACGGACGGGGCGGGAGCGGGGGCTTGTAAGGGGGAGAGAAGCGTCTTCTCCTTGGCGCCAGGGAGGTGGCTGGAGCCGGGCTCCGCCTTCGCTCTAGGCaaaccgccccccgccccccaggccTCGGTACCAAAAGGCGCTGCGCGCTCCTTGGGTGCCGCTGGGCAGGAGGGCGAGGGCGTGGAGAGGCGGGGAGAACAGGCTTCAGAAAACCGCCGCCTTCTGGGAGACCCTCCGCGAGAGGGTGACGCCAGCTGAGTGGTCAACCCTTTCCCGGAGGGCTGATAAATGGGGGCCTAACTCTGCCCTCTACTTCTCGACTTTCCGCAGGAGGAAAGTTTTTTGAAAACGAAGAATCCTACTTGCCAGCCTCATTTTAAGGAGCCAAACCCAGGAAATAGAGATTCCACTTCCCTAAAAGCATAGCTTGAAAGTCGCTCAGAAAGGGCTATGTCCGTGGTCGCTTCCATTACTATTCCTGGTACCCCTAGCATTCCTCAAAGAGGGATATTGGGATTGTCACCATCATCAGCCACCTCCCAAATCTGGGTTCCATGGCCTCAAGAAGGGCTGAGTTGGGATTTTTTTTGATCTGGCTCTAGGAATCTACACTCTTAAGGATCCCAATGAAACCTGCTGCAGAGGTCCCTGCCCCGTGGAACTCACCCCCCTAGCCTGTATCCCCGGCATCAGCGTCGATTAGTGGAGGATTTGTATTCTTCACAGGTGGAGTAATAATGATCAGTATTGCTACAACTGAGGGCACGGGCGGCACTTTACAGCTTGCAAATCccttccatgttcatggacttCCCATCAAGTATCTATTGAGTGCCTGCAGCTTGTGCTCCCCTGTGCCGGACCCTGAATGAGGCTTAAAATCTCCTAAAAATGCTCATACTCGAgtgtggaagacagatacctagGTAAGTTTGAGCTGGCGGTTGATGCTTTATGGAACAGATTACTATCCCCATTTGATGAACTGAGAAACAGACATTGGCAGACTTTAATTTGCCAACTTTTTTCACAGTAAACACTGGAATTAGAACCCAGATCTGATTTACTACAGGTGGTCATTTTTCAACAGTTAATTTTTGAGGGGCAATGAAGAGATATTATCTCTTGTTCTGTCCTCACTGCAGTCTACTGCGAGTCTCCTCCTATTAGTGATTAATTCCTTTGAGTAATAAAACTTtgcttttaaatataaataactgTAGGTTGTTAAATGCAGTGAGTCTTGACAGTCATTCACACAGAAGTGTAAGTTAATTTACTTAGCTACTTCCTGCCTAACAGCTAGCTGGTACTACAAGGAGTGAGCCTTCAAATGTCTGGGCAGAAGGAGACATTTTAAAGTCAGTGCTGAGAGTGGAGAGGCGGTATCAGCTGGCACCTGTAGGAGTTACCGACTGACCCACTCAGGATCTGTGCTGAATACTGCTTTTAGAACAGTCAGTTGGATATTATTACCTATATTAGGTTCCTGgggtgctgtaacaaagtaccatgaATTGGGtggcttatgttgttgttgttgtttctagaTACCAGCAAGTCTGTTCTCATAGCCAccatatgtacagcagaacaaaacactgccctgtcctgcaccatcctcacaattgttgctatgtttgagcccattgtttcagccactgtgtcagtccatcttgttgagggccttcctctcttttgctgaccctctaccttaccaggcatgatgtcctcctccgggaatggtccttcctgataacacgtccaaagtatgtgagacaaagtctcgccatccttgcttctgaggagtattctggctgtatttcttccaagacagatgtgttcatttatagaacagaaattttttaTCTCACATTTCTGGAGACTGAGAGCTGTGGTGGTGACACAGGCTGCCTCACCACAGCAGTGGCCATAGGTAGAAGAACACAGTCACTGCCACTGGTAAGGCAGGGAGGGAGTGAGGAAGAAATACCTCAGCATCTCTCcaaggctttgaactggttcttcctGGCTCAAAcctctgctgaaaatttgcatttctatcccTGATagattgaatcagaatctacatttttaaaaagatccccaagtgattcttatgtatgataaactttagaaccactgctctactagcaaaggagccctggtgacacaatgattaagcgctcaactgctaaccaaaaggtcagcagtttgaacccaccagctgctccttgaaagaaagatgtggcagtctgcttccataaagatttactgccttggaaaccctgtggggcagttctgctctgtcctgtaggatcactattagttggaattgactcagtggcagtgggtttgatttgggtttggctgtactagtggttctcagacttggtccctaaccagcagtattagaaTCTCCTGGGAACTTCTTAGACATGCAAATTTTTAGCAGGGGTTAGAACCAGAATGAAACAGTTAGAAGCTCTGCCTTTCTCTCCTTCTACCATTCAAGTTCCCATAGGCTCGTCCTATCGGCTCAGTCATTTGAAAGTTTGGGGGCAAAGGAGCACAGGTGCTGCAGCCATGAGTGACCACCTCCCTGGTACAGAGAATGGTGGAGAGTGGATCTGGAGAGGGAAATGGAAAGCAACCAGCACAGCCCATcaagtcttttctttcatttggataaaataatttaataaaaaacaaacaaatagggAAAATTCAAAGCCCTATCAGCTCCTGTATTACCTGAGAATGAAGTCAAGTCAGTCATATCGGACTTGGAAGCTAAATTTTAATACTAACCACCACCTGTAATCTTCATACAAGGTAAATAGAAAAAGGGAAACATAAACAGTTATTGTAAAATGTAGATGCTACAGTACGCGCTTCTGTAACTGATCATGAGGCCTTATTTGGTAATCATTGCTTCCTTTACAgattcctcattttttaaaaaaaaaaaaacaaaacctggtcaaaccaaaaaaaaaaaaaaaaaacctaatcctgttgccgttgagtcgattctgaatgatatgagaaaaaaaaatcgaa harbors:
- the LOC126058685 gene encoding translation initiation factor IF-2-like translates to MPGIQARGLASPSRGGSPRRRRFSEACSPRLSTPSPSCPAAPKERAAPFGTEAWGAGGGLPRAKAEPGSSHLPGAKEKTLLSPLQAPAPAPSVGPGLGPRCSRPTRSSCSSHWARQARSLRLASRARPSAARRSATPNGAAGHFPGQPGQALERAGPRTSWPRLRGSRPVARREAASQQSGQLYCFCFVCRAPPSGRMMDGSPSGLMVKSSADNQKDLQFKSTRSCLKTQRGSSTLSYSVAMDESPGGLMVRSSADNQKGLQFKLTSHCLETLWGSSTLSYRVTMSWN